The genomic region CAGTATTCATTTCTAAACTAATTGCTGAGCAGGAAGATAGTGGTGCAAAATACCAAGTTGCACGTCAAGTGTTTGTTATTTTGGCTATTTTTGGAATCATATGTTTTCTTTTTTTAAGAATGTTTTCAAATAAGATAGCTTTTTTAATGGGAGATTTAGGGTTAACTACATTGCTTAAAAGCGTGGCATGGATGTTTCTTTTTATGCCAATTTTAGCTGTTGGTAGGGGATTCTATCAGGGAATTTTTGATATGAAGCCAACGGCAATTTCTCAAGTAACAGAACAGTTTATTAGGGTAGCGTTTATTATCTTTGTTGCAATGATATCTGTTTGTGATCACTGGAATGTGTATAAAATGGGAAGCTGGGCAATGTTTGCTTCGACTTTAGGAGCGATTGGAGCAAGTTTAAGTTTTGTCACATTTTATATAAAAACTATCTGGCGATATCCTAATGAAAAGAAAAAAAGTTATTTTACTTTAAGTAAAAGAATTTTTTCAGATGGATTGATTATATGCTTGTTTGCTTCGATGATGGTTTTATTACAATTGGTAGATTCGTTTACCATTAATAACTGTCTTGTATCATCAGGAATTGCTCCAGATGTTGCTAAAAATATTAAGGGTGTATATGATAGAGCTCAACCACTTGTTCAACTTGGAATGGTAATAGCGGTTAGTTTTTCATCTACTTTATTACCTGCACTGACTAATGCATTAAAAGAGGGGAAATTAGCAAGTTTTCGTCGCATTGCTAGAACATTAATGAGGGTTAGTGCTACAATTGCTGCAGCCGCTACAGGTGGCATGATTGTACTTATGAAATACATTAATGTGATGTTATTTGGAAGTGGTGAGTTATCTGGAACAATAGCAGTTTATGTGATAAGTGTATTAATAATTACGTTAATAAGCACATATAATTCTATACTTCAAAGTTTAAATCAATTTAAAATTACAGCAGTAGGGTTGATTTTAGCAGTTGTTATAAAGGCATTAACTAATTCGTTTATGATACGTAATTTTGGGATTGTTGGTGCTAGTTTGGCAACTATTTTAAGCCTATTTATTGCCTTATTAGTAGTATTATGGGCTTTACCAGCAAATGTTAAAAATTTATTTTTTAACGGGGATGGTTTTGTAAAAAAATTGATTTTATCAGTGTTTGTGATGTGTCTATGTGTATGGATGAGTTCCAATTTATTACAGTTATTTTTACCATTTGGACGTAAAGCAGCAGTAATGATCGTATTTGTTGCAATAGCTATTGGAATTATTACATTCTTATTTATGATTATATCTCAACGAATGTTTACAATAAGAGAATGGTTTTTGATTCCTGGTGGTAAAAAGATTATTAGTTTAGTAAAAAAATTAAAAATGGAAGGGTAAGTTATGCGATTAGATAAGTTTTTAAAAGTATCAAGAATTATTAAAAGACGTTCGGTTGCAAAAGATATTGCTGATCAAGGTAGAATTGACATAAATGGAAAAGTTGCTAAGTCATCATCAAATGTAAGCATAGGTGATGAGTTAACTATTAATTTTGGAAATAAAACATTAGTTGTTAAAATCGATAATATTAAAGATACTACTAAGAAAAATGAGGCAGAAGATTTATATACTGTTATTGAAGAAAAATATCAAGAAGATTATCGTATTTAAAATACATTTTTGTTATGATATTTGTTATAGTTTTAACTAAAGATAATCATGTTATTTAATAAGGAGATTAACATGGCGCAAGATAATAAATCGAAAAATGTAAAAATTTTAAATAAGGAATACTATAATCAACAAACAAGATTAACAGAAACGCAAAAATTACAGCTGGCAATGACTAAAAAACATCGATTGAGAATGTTAATTCTTTTGGGAGTAACTTTATTTTTTTCACTAATATTAGGTGCTCGCATTATTCAAAACAACATTCAGGCTGGGATTTTAAATAAAAAAGCAACACAAGCTAAAGTTGAATTAAAAGATGCTAAGAAACAGAATAAAGAATTAAAGCAACAAGTTGAACAATTAAAGGATTCTGATTATGTTGCAAAGATTATTCGCCAAAAATATTATTACTCTAAAGATGGTGAAACAATATACAGTTTACCAGGAGATAAGTCAAAGAGTATAACAGATAACTAAATTTAAATTTAGCATTTATTTAAAACAATAAACAGTGGTATACTAAAATAAATATCAGAAAGATCTTGGAGGATTAATTTTTCTTATGACAGTTGAAGTGGGAACGAAAGTTTCAGGCAAAGTTTCAGGAATTACAAACTTTGGTGCATTTGTGGATTTAGGCGAGAAACAAACTGGATTAGTGCATATCAGTGAAGTTTCTAATAATTATGTAAAAGATATTCATGATGTTTTAAAAGTTGGCGATGAAGTTCAAGTTAAAGTTCTTAAAATTGGTGACGATGGGAAAATTTCATTGTCAATTAAGCAAGCAATGCCCAAACCTAAGAAAAATGAATCAACTAGCCGACAAAATAATAACCATCAAGGAAATCATCAACGTTTCCACGGAAATAAATCAAATCATCAAAATCATTCAAAGAAAGATTTTGATACATTATTAGCTGGATTTTTAAAGGAAAGCGATGAACGCTTAACTTCTCTAAAACGAAATACTGATGGTAAGCGCGGTGGTCGTGGCGGTCGTCGAAGCTAGAAGCTAGAAAACAGAGGTTGTGATATTTACAACCTCTGTTTTTACATTCAATATTTGGTCTTTATTTAATGTGAGGAAATCTTATGAAAATCGATAACTTTAATAACCATTTTCGAAAGTTTAATTTGGAACAAAAAAAAGTACTTGTAGCTGTATCAACCGGAGTAGATTCTATGAGTTTATTAAAACTATTAATGGATTTACCTGTAAAAAGCCGTCCCAAAATTGAAGTTGCATATGTTGATCACAAATTACGAAAGCAAAGTATAGTTGAAACAGAATTTATTCAAAAATTTTGTAAAAAAAATAATTTGAAACTGCATCAAACTGTTTGGCAAAAGAAATTTCATCCTAAATTAGGAATTGAAGAACAGGCGCGTAATTTTCGATATTCTTTTTTTGAAAAGGTTATGGATGAGAATAATATTAAATATTTAATGACAGCACATCATGCTGATGATCAAGCAGAAACTTTTTTAATGAAACTAGTTCGTGGTGGCCAACTTCAACAACTGGTAGGAATAGAAAGTTTACGTGATTTTGCAGATAATAAGTATATTATTAGGCCTTTATTACCCTTTTCTAAATTAGAAATTTTAAATTTTGCACAAAGGAATCAAATTAAATATTTCGAAGATGAAACGAATGCAATGGATGATGCTTTGCGAAATCGTATACGTCATCAAATAATCCCATTATTAAAAAAGGAGAATCCAAAATTTTTAGAACATATCCAAGAGTATGAATCTCAAATAAAGATAGCTCTATCCTGTCAAGAATTGGAGCAGCAAAGAATAGTAGAAAAATTGAGAGATTCTGATGGATATAATTTGGAATTGTTTTCTCAATTAAATGCTAATCAACAAGAATTAGTTATGAAACAAATTTTAAAGTTAACTGATATTCCGATAAATCAGCATCAAGTAACTGAAATTATACAATTTTTATTAAATTTGAATAAACCGCAAGGAATTTATCAAATAAATCAAGAAAAACAATTGCGAAAAGAATATCAAACTTTTAAAATTGAATGTAAGAATAAAAAAACTATTAAAAAAGAATTAGCAATTTTGTTATCACTAAACCAATGGATTAAATATGAAGATTTTAAAATTGGAATTTTTTCTAAGGATAAAGTAGTAATTGAAAAAACAGATAAAACCATTGGTCTATCTAATTGTCCGTCTAAATTAGTTTTACGATTTCGAAAACCAAAAGACTATTTTGAAATCAATGGCATGCATAAAAAGTTAAGACGCTATTTTATCGATAATAAGATACCTTCAGAAGATCGTCAGACGATGCCTTTGATTGCAGATGGGAATTTGATATATGCTGCTTTAAATCCACAGCAGTTGTATTTGTCACATTTTAGCGAAAATGCTACAATTCGATACACAATAGTAATAAAGAAGTACAGAAAGAGGTAAAAACATGAACAACGATATTTTGAAAGTTCTTTATAGTAGAGAACAAATTCAAGATGTTACTAAAAAATTAGGTAAACAAATCACTAAAGATTTTGCTGGTAAAGATCCACTTGTAGTATGCATTTTAAAAGGTGCAGCTGTGTTTTATTCAGATATTGTACGTGAGATTGATACATATTGTGAATTAGATTTTATGGATGTTTCAAGTTATGGAAATGAAACAGTTTCATCTGGAAATGTAAAAATTATTAAAGATTTGGATACATCAGTTGAAGGAAGAAACGTACTTATTATCGAAGATATCATTGATACAGGTCGAACACTTCAATGTTTGGTTGATTTATTTCAAAGTCGCAATGCTGCCTCTGTTAAAATCTGTACTTTATTAGATAAACCAGATCGTCGTGTTGAAGGTATTGAAACAGATTATTATGGATTTAAAGTTCCTAATGAATTTGTAGTAGGTTATGGTTTAGATTATTCAGGTCATTATCGTAATTTACCATATGTTGGTGTTTTAAAACCTGAAGTTTATGCTAAGAATGAAAATGGTCAAAATTAGTCAAGTATGATATGATTAATCTTGATAACATTTTAGTTATTTATTGGTGCCTAAGGAGGAAATAAATGAATAATAACAACAAAAAGAATGGATTATTCAGAAATAGTCTTTTCTATATTGTGATTTTCCTTGGAATTATGGGAGCTGTCTATTACTTCACTGGAGGCAATAGCAATTCTCAAACTCAACAAATTCAGTCCAGTACATTTATGTCTGAGATGAAGAAGGATAATGTGCGTAAGTTTACGTTAGAGCCTTCAGGGAGTGTTTATAAGGTAACTGGTGAATATCGTAAACCAGTTACAGTTAAAAATAAAAAGAATACTTTAACAGGCGCAACGGAAAGTACTAAAGTTAAGAGCTTTACAACAAATATTGTGACTAATGGTGATACTGTAAACCAAGTCATGGATTATGCACAAAAGAATCATGTTACAAATAATGCAAAAGAAGAACAATCAAGTAATATTTGGATGCAACTTCTTTTAACATTACTTCCAGTAGTCTTCATGATTTTCTTCTTCTATCTAATGATGGGAAATGCTGGTGGCCAAGGCGGAAGCGGACGTATGATGAATTTTGGCAAGTCAAAGGCTAAGCCAATTAATAAGAGTCAAAATAAGGTTCGTTTCTCAGATGTAGCCGGTGCAGAAGAGGAAAAACAAGAGTTAGTTGAAGTCGTTGAATTTTTACGTGATCCAAAGAAGTTTAGAAAATTAGGAGCACGAATTCCATCTGGAGTATTACTTGAAGGACCTCCAGGAACAGGTAAAACTTTATTAGCTAAAGCCGTGGCTGGTGAAGCTGGCGTGCCATTCTTCTCAATTTCAGGTTCAGATTTCGTTGAAATGTTTGTTGGTGTTGGGGCAAGCCGTGTTCGTGATTTATTTGAAAATGCTAAGAAGAATGCTCCATCAATTATCTTCATTGATGAAATTGATGCTGTTGGTCGTCGTCGTGGAAATGGTATGGGCGGTGGCCATGATGAACGTGAACAAACATTGAACCAATTATTGGTTGAAATGGATGGGTTCGAAGGCGATGAAGGCGTAATTGTAATGGCTGCTACAAACAGATCTGATGTTTTAGACCCAGCCTTACTTCGTCCTGGTCGTTTTGATCGTAAAATTCTTGTTGGTAGACCAGATGTTAAGGGCCGTGAAGCTATCTTAAAGGTCCATGCAAAAGGAAAACCATTGGCCAAAGATGTTGACTTGAAGATGGTTGCTAAGCAAACACCAGGATTTGTTGGTGCTGATTTAGCTAACTTGTTAAATGAAGCTGCATTATTAGCTGCAAGAAGAAATAAAAATGAAATTGATGCTTCTGATGTTGATGAAGCAGAGGATCGTGTAATTGCTGGTCCAGCAAAACGTGATCGAGTTGTAAGTGAAAAAGAACGACGGACAGTTGCATTCCACGAAGCTGGTCATACAATTGTTGGTTTAGTTTTAAATGACGCACGTGTTGTGCATAAGGTAACAATTGTACCACGTGGTCGTGCAGGTGGTTATGCAATAATGCTTCCTAGAGAAGACCAAATGTTAAACTCAAAGAAAGATTTGACAGAACAAATTGCCGGTTTAATGGGTGGTCGTGCTGCGGAAGAAATTATTTTCAATCAACAGTCATCTGGTGCTGCAAACGATTTCCAACAAGCAACACAATTAGCACGTGCTATGGTTACTGAATACGGAATGAGTGAAAAATTAGGTCCTGTTCAGTACGAAGGACAAGCAAATATGCAACCAGGAGAATTTGATGGACAACATAGTTACTCTGGAAAAGTTGCTAACTTAATTGACGAAGAAGTAATGCGTTTGTCAAATGAAGGAATGGAAACTGCTAAGAGAATTATTCAAGAACACCGCGAACAACATAAAATTATTGCAGAAGCATTATTAAAATATGAAACTCTTGATGAAAAGCAAATCTTAAGTTTATATAAGACAGGTAAAATGCCAGTTGAAAATGAATTTCCTAGTGAAAAATCGGGATCATTTGAAGAAGCTAAAAAAGCCTTAGAACGAAAAGATGCACAACGCCAAAAGATTGATGAACAAGAGGTTGCTGAAGAGAAAAAAGCTGATAAACGTGATGATCAGGCTTTACCAACTCAAACTTTCTATCCAAGCAATCAAAACGACGTAGAAAAACATCAAGACAAAGATAATAAGGATTAATTAAAACTTATTATAAAAAATAGAGGATGTACATTTTTGTACGCCTCTATTTTTATTGATATATATTTTTTAATATTATTTTTGAAATCTGAATTTTAATCATGATAAAATAATAGTTTGAGTAAGAAAGGAAATTAATATGAGTGATTATTTAGTTAAAAGTTTAGCATTTGATGGGCAAATTCGTGCATATGCAGTTGATGCAACTGAAACAGTGAGAAAAGCACAAGAATTACACGATACATGGAGTGCAGCTTCAGCAGCATTAGGACGTAGTTTAATTGGAACATTATTATTATCATCTGCTTCATTGCAAGATGATGAAAAAATGACCGTAAAGATTAATGGAAATGGACCAGTTGGTGGTATTGTTATTGACGGAAATGCAAAGGGTACAGTTAAAGGATATGTGCAACATCCTCATGTGCATTTACCATTAAATGATAAGAATAAAATTGATGTAAAAGGTGCAGTAGGAACAAATGGTTTTTTAGCGGTAACTAAAGATTTAGGACTAAAAGAACCATTTACTGGTCAAGTTCCTTTAGTGTCTGGAGAATTAGGAGAAGACTTTACTTATTATTTAGCAAAGTCAGAACAAATCCCTTCATCTGTTGGATTATCAGTATTTGTGAACAATGATAATACAATTAAAACAGCAGGTGGATTTATGTTGCAAGTTATGCCAGGTGCTAAAGATGAGGTTTTGAGTAAAGTTGAACAAAAATTAAATGAAATTCCAATGGTATCTGAAATGATGCAACAGGGTATGACACCTGAAGATATGTTATATGAAATTTTAGGTAAAGATAATGTTAAAATTTTAGATAAAATGGAAGTTAGTTATAAATGTGATTGTTCACGCGACCGTTTTTACAATATTATAAAAACATTACCTAATGATCAAATAAAAGAAATGATTGATGAGGATCATGGTGCAGAAGTCATTTGTCATTTTTGCGGTAAGAAGTATAAATTTACTGAAGATGAATTAAAGAAATGTATAAAAAAATAGAAAGGAAAAAATTATGGAGTGGAAAATTGGTGATATAACAATTCCAAATCAAGTCGTGGTAGCTCCCATGGCTGGAGTTACTAACGTTGCATTTAGATTAATTTGTAAAGAATTTGGAGCAGGACTAGTTGTGTGTGAAATGATTTCAGATAAAGGAATTCATTTTAGAAATAAAAAAACATTAGGAATGTTATTTGTAGATGAAACTGAACATCCTGTTAGTGTACAGATTTTTGGCGGTTCAAAGGATTCCTTAGTTGAAGCAGCACAGTTTGTTGCTGAAAATACAAATACTGATATTATTGACATAAATATGGGTTGTCCTGTACCTAAGGTTACAAAAACTGATGCTGGTGCACATTGGTTACTAGATCCTGATAAAATTTATGAGATGGTAAGTGCGGTGACTAAAGTTGTAAAGAAACCAGTAACAGTTAAAATGCGTACAGGTTGGGATGATGATCACATTTTAGCAGTTGAAAATGCTTTGGCAGCTGAAGAAGGTGGAGCAGCTATGCTTGCTATGCATGGTAGAACACGTAAACAACTTTATTCTGGCCATGCAGATTGGGGAATTTTAAAAGAAGTAAAGGATAATTTGAAGAAAATTCCTTTTGTTGGAAATGGTGATGTGACAACTCCACAAGAAGCTAAGAAAATGCTAGATGAAGTAGGTGCAGATGCTGTAATGATAGGTCGTGCAGCATTGGGTAATCCTTGGATTGTTAAACAAACAACTCATTATTTAGAGACTGGTGAAATTTTGTCTGAACCAACACCTGATGAAAAAATTGAAGTTGCTAAAGAACATTTACATCGATTAGTTAAAGTTAAGGGTGAAAAAATTGGTCCAAGAGAATTTCGCTCTCAAGCTGCATATTATATTAAGGGAATTCCACGTGCAGCTCGTACAAAAGCAGCTTTAAATTCTGCTGATACTGAAGAAGAAATGATAGAAATTTTTGATCAGTTCTTAGCTGATACGAAAGAACGTATGAATGTAAAAAGAAAATAGTTAAATAATTATGATATAATAATTCAGAGACAGAAATTAAGAAAAGAGGATTATCAATGAGCAACGAACAGTCAATGAACGATCAACTTAGAGTTCGTAGACAAAAAATGCAAGAACTTCGCGATGAAGGAATTGATCCATTTGGTCATAGATTTGAACGTGATGCAATGAATGCTGATTTGCATGAAAAATATGGTGATATGACAAAAGAAGAATTGAATGATTCTGGAATTACAGCCACAATTGCTGGTCGAATGGTCGGTAAACGTGGAAAAGGGAAAGTTGGTTTTGCTGATTTACAAGATCGTACAGGAAAAATGCAACTTTATATCCGTAAAGACGTGGTTGGTGAAGAACAATATCACATTTTTAAACGTGCTGATTTAGGAGATTTCCTTGGAATTACAGGTGAAGTTATTAAAACTGATATGGGAGAGTTGACATTACGAGTTACTAAATTAACTTTCCTTTCGAAAGCTTTACGTCCTTTGCCAGACAAGTATCATGGTTTGCAAAATATTGAACAAATTTATCGTCAACGTTATCTAGATTTAATTACAAATAGAACAAGTTATGATCGTTTTGTAAATCGAACAAAAATCATAAAAGCAGTGCGTGACTATTTAGATAATGAAGGCTTTATTGAGGTAGAAACACCAATTTTGAATAATCAAGCTGGTGGTGCTGCTGCACGTCCATTTATTACACACCATAATGCATTAGATATTGATTTATATTTGCGTATTGCCTTAGAATTGCCATTGAAACGATTAATTGTTGGTGGTATGGAACGCGTATATGAATTGGGCCGAGTATTTAGAAATGAAGGAATCGATACTCGTCATAATCCAGAATTTACATCATTAGAAACATATGCTGCATATTGGGATTTCAATGATGTAATGAATGAAACAGAAGGAATTTTTAAAGCAGCTGCTAAAGTGGTTTCTGATAATGGGATTATTACATACCAAGGACAAGAAGTTAATTTAGACAAACCATTTAAACGTGTTCACATGGTAGACTTAATTAAAGAAGTTACTGGTGTTGATTTCTGGAAAGAAATGAGTGTAGAAGAAGCTCAAAAAATAGCAGATGAACATAATGTTCGCTATGAACCATATTGGGGAGTTGGCCATATTATAAACGAATTCTTTGAAGAATTTTGTGAAGATAAATTAGTAGATCCAACTTTTGTATATGGACACCCTGTAGAAGTTTCTCCATTAGCAAAGAAAAATGAAAAAGATCCTCGATTTACTGATCGATTTGAATTATTCATTCTAGGTGGGGAATATGCTAATGCTTTCACTGAATTAAATGATCCTGTTGACCAACGTCAAAGATTTGAAGCTCAAGTTCAAGAACGTGAGAATGGAAATGATGAGGCAGAAAGTATTGATGAAGATTATCTAGAAGCAATGGAATATGGAATGCCTCCAACTGGTGGATTAGGTGTCGGAATTGATCGATTGGTTATGTTGTTAACTGATGCACCATCAATTCGTGATGTATTATTATTCCCAACAAGAAGACCTGAAAAATAGCATTTAAAGAGATTACAATTGTAATCTCTTTTTTTTATAAAAATGCTTGACAGTAGTTCATTTAAAATGATAGACTATAAAAGTTGTCAGATGAAAAGGTAATTGATTTTTTTAATAAAAAAAAGATGTTGACAATTATTGATTCGTCTGATAACATAATAAATGTTCCGTTGATAAGGAATTTATAAAATAGATCTTTGAAAACTGAATATGTTTCGATGAACAAATGTGCAGGGCAATTCATGAAAATGAATGCAAAAACATTTGCGAAGTCAATTCGCTAGTAAAATTTATGAGTCACAAAACTTTTAAAATGAGAGTTTGATCCTGGCTCAGGACGAACGCTGGCGGCGTGCCTAATACATGCAAGTCGAACGAGAAAATCTTACACCGGATGCTTGCATCCACCGTAAGAATTTCGAGTGGCGGACGGGTGAGTAACACGTGGGTAACCTGCCCAAAAGAAGGGGATAACATTTGGAAACAAGTGCTAATACCGTATAACCATGACAAGCGCATGCTTGTGATGTGAAAGATGGTTCTGCTATCGCTTTTGGATGGACCCGCGGCGTATTAACTAGTTGGTGAGGTAAAGGCTCACCAAGGTGATGATACGTAGCCGAACTGAGAGGTTGATCGGCCACAATGGGACTGAGACACGGCCCATACTCCTACGGGAGGCAGCAGTAGGGAATCTTCCACAATGGGCGCAAGCCTGATGGAGCAACGCCGCGTGAATGAAGAAGGTCTTCGGATCGTAAAGTTCTGTTGTTAGAGAAGAACACGTGTGAGAGTAACTGTTCATGCGTTGACGGTATCTAACCAGCAAGTCACGGCTAACTACGTGCCAGCAGCCGCGGTAATACGTAGGTGGCAAGCGTTGTCCGGATTTATTGGGCGTAAAGGGAACGCAGGCGGTCTTTTAAGTCTGATGTGAAAGCCTTCGGCTTAACCGGAGATGTGCATTGGAAACTGGAAGACTTGAGTGCAGAAGAGGAGAGTGGAACTCCATGTGTAGCGGTGAAATGCGTAGATATATGGAAGAACACCAGTGGCGAAAGCGGCTCTCTGGTCTGTAACTGACGCTGAGGTTCGAAAGCGTGGGTAGCGAACAGGATTAGATACCCTGGTAGTCCACGCCGTAAACGATGAATGCTAGGTGTTGGAGGGTTTCCGCCCTTCAGTGCCGCAGCTAACGCAATAAGCATTCCGCCTGGGGAGTACGACCGCAAGGTTGAAACTCAAAGGAATTGACGGGGGCCCGCACAAGCGGTGGAGCATGTGGTTTAATTCGAAGCAACGCGAAGAACCTTACCAGGTCTTGACATCTTTTGACCACCTGAGAGATCAGGTTTTCCCTTCGGGGACAAAATGACAGGTGGTGCATGGCTGTCGTCAGCTCGTGTCGTGAGATGTTGGGTTAAGTCCCGCAACGAGCGCAACCCTTGTTGTCAGTTGCCATCATTCAGTTGGGCACTCTGGCGAGACTGCCGGTGACAAACCGGAGGAAGGTGGGGATGACGTCAAGTCATCATGCCCCTTATGACCTGGGCTACACACGTGCTACAATGGACGATACAACGAGTCGCGAAATCGCGAGGTCAAGCTAATCTCTTAAAGTCGTTCTCAGTTCGGATTGCAGGCTGCAACTCGCCTGCATGAAGTCGGAATCGCTAG from Ligilactobacillus cholophilus harbors:
- the dusB gene encoding tRNA dihydrouridine synthase DusB → MEWKIGDITIPNQVVVAPMAGVTNVAFRLICKEFGAGLVVCEMISDKGIHFRNKKTLGMLFVDETEHPVSVQIFGGSKDSLVEAAQFVAENTNTDIIDINMGCPVPKVTKTDAGAHWLLDPDKIYEMVSAVTKVVKKPVTVKMRTGWDDDHILAVENALAAEEGGAAMLAMHGRTRKQLYSGHADWGILKEVKDNLKKIPFVGNGDVTTPQEAKKMLDEVGADAVMIGRAALGNPWIVKQTTHYLETGEILSEPTPDEKIEVAKEHLHRLVKVKGEKIGPREFRSQAAYYIKGIPRAARTKAALNSADTEEEMIEIFDQFLADTKERMNVKRK
- the ftsH gene encoding ATP-dependent zinc metalloprotease FtsH, with product MNNNNKKNGLFRNSLFYIVIFLGIMGAVYYFTGGNSNSQTQQIQSSTFMSEMKKDNVRKFTLEPSGSVYKVTGEYRKPVTVKNKKNTLTGATESTKVKSFTTNIVTNGDTVNQVMDYAQKNHVTNNAKEEQSSNIWMQLLLTLLPVVFMIFFFYLMMGNAGGQGGSGRMMNFGKSKAKPINKSQNKVRFSDVAGAEEEKQELVEVVEFLRDPKKFRKLGARIPSGVLLEGPPGTGKTLLAKAVAGEAGVPFFSISGSDFVEMFVGVGASRVRDLFENAKKNAPSIIFIDEIDAVGRRRGNGMGGGHDEREQTLNQLLVEMDGFEGDEGVIVMAATNRSDVLDPALLRPGRFDRKILVGRPDVKGREAILKVHAKGKPLAKDVDLKMVAKQTPGFVGADLANLLNEAALLAARRNKNEIDASDVDEAEDRVIAGPAKRDRVVSEKERRTVAFHEAGHTIVGLVLNDARVVHKVTIVPRGRAGGYAIMLPREDQMLNSKKDLTEQIAGLMGGRAAEEIIFNQQSSGAANDFQQATQLARAMVTEYGMSEKLGPVQYEGQANMQPGEFDGQHSYSGKVANLIDEEVMRLSNEGMETAKRIIQEHREQHKIIAEALLKYETLDEKQILSLYKTGKMPVENEFPSEKSGSFEEAKKALERKDAQRQKIDEQEVAEEKKADKRDDQALPTQTFYPSNQNDVEKHQDKDNKD
- the tilS gene encoding tRNA lysidine(34) synthetase TilS, which produces MKIDNFNNHFRKFNLEQKKVLVAVSTGVDSMSLLKLLMDLPVKSRPKIEVAYVDHKLRKQSIVETEFIQKFCKKNNLKLHQTVWQKKFHPKLGIEEQARNFRYSFFEKVMDENNIKYLMTAHHADDQAETFLMKLVRGGQLQQLVGIESLRDFADNKYIIRPLLPFSKLEILNFAQRNQIKYFEDETNAMDDALRNRIRHQIIPLLKKENPKFLEHIQEYESQIKIALSCQELEQQRIVEKLRDSDGYNLELFSQLNANQQELVMKQILKLTDIPINQHQVTEIIQFLLNLNKPQGIYQINQEKQLRKEYQTFKIECKNKKTIKKELAILLSLNQWIKYEDFKIGIFSKDKVVIEKTDKTIGLSNCPSKLVLRFRKPKDYFEINGMHKKLRRYFIDNKIPSEDRQTMPLIADGNLIYAALNPQQLYLSHFSENATIRYTIVIKKYRKR
- a CDS encoding RNA-binding S4 domain-containing protein, with the translated sequence MRLDKFLKVSRIIKRRSVAKDIADQGRIDINGKVAKSSSNVSIGDELTINFGNKTLVVKIDNIKDTTKKNEAEDLYTVIEEKYQEDYRI
- a CDS encoding FtsB family cell division protein; amino-acid sequence: MAQDNKSKNVKILNKEYYNQQTRLTETQKLQLAMTKKHRLRMLILLGVTLFFSLILGARIIQNNIQAGILNKKATQAKVELKDAKKQNKELKQQVEQLKDSDYVAKIIRQKYYYSKDGETIYSLPGDKSKSITDN
- the hslO gene encoding Hsp33 family molecular chaperone HslO, translated to MSDYLVKSLAFDGQIRAYAVDATETVRKAQELHDTWSAASAALGRSLIGTLLLSSASLQDDEKMTVKINGNGPVGGIVIDGNAKGTVKGYVQHPHVHLPLNDKNKIDVKGAVGTNGFLAVTKDLGLKEPFTGQVPLVSGELGEDFTYYLAKSEQIPSSVGLSVFVNNDNTIKTAGGFMLQVMPGAKDEVLSKVEQKLNEIPMVSEMMQQGMTPEDMLYEILGKDNVKILDKMEVSYKCDCSRDRFYNIIKTLPNDQIKEMIDEDHGAEVICHFCGKKYKFTEDELKKCIKK
- a CDS encoding putative polysaccharide biosynthesis protein — protein: MKNDQMKTVMHGALILSVASLIAKILSACYRIPFENLVGNTGFYVYQQVYPIYGIGMTFALSGFPVFISKLIAEQEDSGAKYQVARQVFVILAIFGIICFLFLRMFSNKIAFLMGDLGLTTLLKSVAWMFLFMPILAVGRGFYQGIFDMKPTAISQVTEQFIRVAFIIFVAMISVCDHWNVYKMGSWAMFASTLGAIGASLSFVTFYIKTIWRYPNEKKKSYFTLSKRIFSDGLIICLFASMMVLLQLVDSFTINNCLVSSGIAPDVAKNIKGVYDRAQPLVQLGMVIAVSFSSTLLPALTNALKEGKLASFRRIARTLMRVSATIAAAATGGMIVLMKYINVMLFGSGELSGTIAVYVISVLIITLISTYNSILQSLNQFKITAVGLILAVVIKALTNSFMIRNFGIVGASLATILSLFIALLVVLWALPANVKNLFFNGDGFVKKLILSVFVMCLCVWMSSNLLQLFLPFGRKAAVMIVFVAIAIGIITFLFMIISQRMFTIREWFLIPGGKKIISLVKKLKMEG
- a CDS encoding S1 domain-containing RNA-binding protein, which encodes MTVEVGTKVSGKVSGITNFGAFVDLGEKQTGLVHISEVSNNYVKDIHDVLKVGDEVQVKVLKIGDDGKISLSIKQAMPKPKKNESTSRQNNNHQGNHQRFHGNKSNHQNHSKKDFDTLLAGFLKESDERLTSLKRNTDGKRGGRGGRRS
- the hpt gene encoding hypoxanthine phosphoribosyltransferase is translated as MNNDILKVLYSREQIQDVTKKLGKQITKDFAGKDPLVVCILKGAAVFYSDIVREIDTYCELDFMDVSSYGNETVSSGNVKIIKDLDTSVEGRNVLIIEDIIDTGRTLQCLVDLFQSRNAASVKICTLLDKPDRRVEGIETDYYGFKVPNEFVVGYGLDYSGHYRNLPYVGVLKPEVYAKNENGQN